In Paramormyrops kingsleyae isolate MSU_618 chromosome 13, PKINGS_0.4, whole genome shotgun sequence, a single window of DNA contains:
- the LOC111851939 gene encoding copine-2-like isoform X3, which translates to MGRTETAVNNLNPVFGEKFQVDYHFEEVQKLKFALFDEDKCSSQLYEHDFLGEFTCTLGMIVSGKKLQRPLILANGKPAGKGTITITAQELSDNRIITLSFCGRKLDKKDFFGKSDPYLEFHKQGEDGKWMMVHRTEVIKNTLDPVWKSFTMPLISLCNGDVDRSIKVVCYDYDNDGGHDFIGEFYTTVSKMSEAQNSQEVEFECINPKKQKKKKSYKNSGIIILKSCTIARDYSFLDYILGGCQLMFTVGIDFTASNGNPCEPISLHYINPMGSNEYLSAIWAVGQIIQDYDTDKMFPALGFGAKLPPDWKVSHEFAINFDPTNPFCSGVEGIVQAYSACLPHLRFYGPTNFSPIINHVARFASQAIQQETAAQYFILLIITDGVISDMDETRHAIVQAAKLPMSIIIVGVGNADFAAMEFLDGDNSVLRSYTGEEAIRDIVQFVPFRDYRNAPKETLAKTVLAELPQQVTQYFKQRDLAPRNSTSD; encoded by the exons ATGGGCCGGACGGAGACAGCCGTGAACAACCTGAACCCAGTCTTCGGAGAGAAGTTCCAGGTGGACTATCACTTCGAGGAGGTCCAAAAGCTCAAGTTTGCCTTGTTTGACGAGGACAAGTGTAGCAGCCAGCTGTACGAACACGACTTCCTGGGGGAGTTTACCTGCACGCTCGGGATG ATTGTTTCTGGCAAGAAGCTGCAGCGGCCGCTGATTCTGGCCAATGGGAAGCCGGCAGGTAAAGGCACCATCACG ATAACAGCTCAGGAGTTGTCAGACAACAGGATAATTACGCTGAGTttttgtgggaggaaactggacaAGAAG GATTTCTTTGGTAAATCGGATCCTTATTTAGAGTTCCACAAGCAGGGGGAGGACGGCAAGTGGATGATGGTGCACCGGACAGAG GTAATCAAAAACACTTTGGATCCAGTCTGGAAGTCCTTCACTATGCCCCTCATCTCGCTCTGCAATGGGGATGTAGATAGGAGCATCAAG GTTGTGTGCTATGACTATGATAATGACGGAGGACATGACTTTATTGGAGAATTTTACACCACTGTCAGTAAAATGAGCGAAGCCCAGAATTCACAAGAG GTAGAGTTTGAATGCATAAATCCAAAGaaacagaagaagaagaagagttACAAAAATTCTGGGATCATCATTCTGAAGTCGTGCACG ATTGCGAGAGATTACTCTTTCCTGGACTACATCCTGGGAGGATGCCAGCTCATGTTCACT GTGGGCATCGATTTCACGGCCTCCAACGGGAACCCCTGCGAGCCCATCTCCCTGCACTACATCAACCCGATGGGCAGCAACGAGTACCTGTCGGCCATCTGGGCCGTGGGCCAGATCATCCAGGATTATGACAC GGATAAGATGTTTCCTGCTCTGGGTTTCGGAGCCAAGCTTCCCCCTGACTGGAAG GTGTCACATGAGTTTGCTATCAACTTCGACCCCACCAACCCCTTCTGCTCGG GCGTGGAAGGGATCGTCCAGGCCTACTCCGCCTGCCTGCCGCACCTCCGCTTCTACGGCCCCACCAATTTCTCGCCCATCATAAACCACGTGGCGCGCTTTGCCTCTCAGGCCATCCAGCAGGAGACAGCGGCG CAATACTTCATTCTGCTGATCATCACGGACGGCGTGATCAGCGACATGGACGAGACGCGGCACGCCATCGTACAGGCCGCCAAGCTGCCCATGTCCATCATCATCGTGGGCGTGGGCAACGCCGACTTTGCTGCCATGGAATTCCTGGATGGGGACAACAGTGTGCTGCGGTCCTACACGGGCGAGGAGGCTATCCGGGACATCGTGCAGTTTGTGCCCTTCCGTGATTACCGCAAC GCTCCAAAGGAAACTTTAGCCAAAACAGTGCTGGCAGAACTCCCACAGCAAGTGACACAGTATTTCAAACAGAGAGACCTGGCGCCCAGGAACAGCACTTCAGACTGA
- the LOC111851939 gene encoding copine-2-like isoform X2, whose protein sequence is MAYTLASEPGKGPTVGSPYCVTKVELSVSGANLLDRDVTSKSDPFCVLFLEVDGNWVEMGRTETAVNNLNPVFGEKFQVDYHFEEVQKLKFALFDEDKCSSQLYEHDFLGEFTCTLGMIVSGKKLQRPLILANGKPAGKGTITITAQELSDNRIITLSFCGRKLDKKDFFGKSDPYLEFHKQGEDGKWMMVHRTEVIKNTLDPVWKSFTMPLISLCNGDVDRSIKVVCYDYDNDGGHDFIGEFYTTVSKMSEAQNSQEVEFECINPKKQKKKKSYKNSGIIILKSCTIARDYSFLDYILGGCQLMFTVGIDFTASNGNPCEPISLHYINPMGSNEYLSAIWAVGQIIQDYDTDKMFPALGFGAKLPPDWKVSHEFAINFDPTNPFCSGVEGIVQAYSACLPHLRFYGPTNFSPIINHVARFASQAIQQETAAQYFILLIITDGVISDMDETRHAIVQAAKLPMSIIIVGVGNADFAAMEFLDGDNSVLRSYTGEEAIRDIVQFVPFRDYRNAPKETLAKTVLAELPQQVTQYFKQRDLAPRNSTSD, encoded by the exons ATGGCCTACACGCTGGCCAGCGAGCCGGGAAAGGGGCCCACAGTGGGCTCCCCGTACTGCGTCACCAAGGTGGAGCTGTCCGTCTCGGGCGCCAACCTCCTGGACCGAGATGTCACGTCCAAGTCCGACCCCTTCTGCGTGCTCTTCCTGGAGGTGGACGGCAACTGGGTGGAG ATGGGCCGGACGGAGACAGCCGTGAACAACCTGAACCCAGTCTTCGGAGAGAAGTTCCAGGTGGACTATCACTTCGAGGAGGTCCAAAAGCTCAAGTTTGCCTTGTTTGACGAGGACAAGTGTAGCAGCCAGCTGTACGAACACGACTTCCTGGGGGAGTTTACCTGCACGCTCGGGATG ATTGTTTCTGGCAAGAAGCTGCAGCGGCCGCTGATTCTGGCCAATGGGAAGCCGGCAGGTAAAGGCACCATCACG ATAACAGCTCAGGAGTTGTCAGACAACAGGATAATTACGCTGAGTttttgtgggaggaaactggacaAGAAG GATTTCTTTGGTAAATCGGATCCTTATTTAGAGTTCCACAAGCAGGGGGAGGACGGCAAGTGGATGATGGTGCACCGGACAGAG GTAATCAAAAACACTTTGGATCCAGTCTGGAAGTCCTTCACTATGCCCCTCATCTCGCTCTGCAATGGGGATGTAGATAGGAGCATCAAG GTTGTGTGCTATGACTATGATAATGACGGAGGACATGACTTTATTGGAGAATTTTACACCACTGTCAGTAAAATGAGCGAAGCCCAGAATTCACAAGAG GTAGAGTTTGAATGCATAAATCCAAAGaaacagaagaagaagaagagttACAAAAATTCTGGGATCATCATTCTGAAGTCGTGCACG ATTGCGAGAGATTACTCTTTCCTGGACTACATCCTGGGAGGATGCCAGCTCATGTTCACT GTGGGCATCGATTTCACGGCCTCCAACGGGAACCCCTGCGAGCCCATCTCCCTGCACTACATCAACCCGATGGGCAGCAACGAGTACCTGTCGGCCATCTGGGCCGTGGGCCAGATCATCCAGGATTATGACAC GGATAAGATGTTTCCTGCTCTGGGTTTCGGAGCCAAGCTTCCCCCTGACTGGAAG GTGTCACATGAGTTTGCTATCAACTTCGACCCCACCAACCCCTTCTGCTCGG GCGTGGAAGGGATCGTCCAGGCCTACTCCGCCTGCCTGCCGCACCTCCGCTTCTACGGCCCCACCAATTTCTCGCCCATCATAAACCACGTGGCGCGCTTTGCCTCTCAGGCCATCCAGCAGGAGACAGCGGCG CAATACTTCATTCTGCTGATCATCACGGACGGCGTGATCAGCGACATGGACGAGACGCGGCACGCCATCGTACAGGCCGCCAAGCTGCCCATGTCCATCATCATCGTGGGCGTGGGCAACGCCGACTTTGCTGCCATGGAATTCCTGGATGGGGACAACAGTGTGCTGCGGTCCTACACGGGCGAGGAGGCTATCCGGGACATCGTGCAGTTTGTGCCCTTCCGTGATTACCGCAAC GCTCCAAAGGAAACTTTAGCCAAAACAGTGCTGGCAGAACTCCCACAGCAAGTGACACAGTATTTCAAACAGAGAGACCTGGCGCCCAGGAACAGCACTTCAGACTGA
- the LOC111851939 gene encoding copine-2-like isoform X1: MFDGLRHCLGTWGCAKRVLLGDMAYTLASEPGKGPTVGSPYCVTKVELSVSGANLLDRDVTSKSDPFCVLFLEVDGNWVEMGRTETAVNNLNPVFGEKFQVDYHFEEVQKLKFALFDEDKCSSQLYEHDFLGEFTCTLGMIVSGKKLQRPLILANGKPAGKGTITITAQELSDNRIITLSFCGRKLDKKDFFGKSDPYLEFHKQGEDGKWMMVHRTEVIKNTLDPVWKSFTMPLISLCNGDVDRSIKVVCYDYDNDGGHDFIGEFYTTVSKMSEAQNSQEVEFECINPKKQKKKKSYKNSGIIILKSCTIARDYSFLDYILGGCQLMFTVGIDFTASNGNPCEPISLHYINPMGSNEYLSAIWAVGQIIQDYDTDKMFPALGFGAKLPPDWKVSHEFAINFDPTNPFCSGVEGIVQAYSACLPHLRFYGPTNFSPIINHVARFASQAIQQETAAQYFILLIITDGVISDMDETRHAIVQAAKLPMSIIIVGVGNADFAAMEFLDGDNSVLRSYTGEEAIRDIVQFVPFRDYRNAPKETLAKTVLAELPQQVTQYFKQRDLAPRNSTSD, from the exons ATGTTTGATGGACTGAGGCATTGCCTGGGGACATGGG GGTGTGCAAAGAGGGTGCTGCTGGGTGACATGGCCTACACGCTGGCCAGCGAGCCGGGAAAGGGGCCCACAGTGGGCTCCCCGTACTGCGTCACCAAGGTGGAGCTGTCCGTCTCGGGCGCCAACCTCCTGGACCGAGATGTCACGTCCAAGTCCGACCCCTTCTGCGTGCTCTTCCTGGAGGTGGACGGCAACTGGGTGGAG ATGGGCCGGACGGAGACAGCCGTGAACAACCTGAACCCAGTCTTCGGAGAGAAGTTCCAGGTGGACTATCACTTCGAGGAGGTCCAAAAGCTCAAGTTTGCCTTGTTTGACGAGGACAAGTGTAGCAGCCAGCTGTACGAACACGACTTCCTGGGGGAGTTTACCTGCACGCTCGGGATG ATTGTTTCTGGCAAGAAGCTGCAGCGGCCGCTGATTCTGGCCAATGGGAAGCCGGCAGGTAAAGGCACCATCACG ATAACAGCTCAGGAGTTGTCAGACAACAGGATAATTACGCTGAGTttttgtgggaggaaactggacaAGAAG GATTTCTTTGGTAAATCGGATCCTTATTTAGAGTTCCACAAGCAGGGGGAGGACGGCAAGTGGATGATGGTGCACCGGACAGAG GTAATCAAAAACACTTTGGATCCAGTCTGGAAGTCCTTCACTATGCCCCTCATCTCGCTCTGCAATGGGGATGTAGATAGGAGCATCAAG GTTGTGTGCTATGACTATGATAATGACGGAGGACATGACTTTATTGGAGAATTTTACACCACTGTCAGTAAAATGAGCGAAGCCCAGAATTCACAAGAG GTAGAGTTTGAATGCATAAATCCAAAGaaacagaagaagaagaagagttACAAAAATTCTGGGATCATCATTCTGAAGTCGTGCACG ATTGCGAGAGATTACTCTTTCCTGGACTACATCCTGGGAGGATGCCAGCTCATGTTCACT GTGGGCATCGATTTCACGGCCTCCAACGGGAACCCCTGCGAGCCCATCTCCCTGCACTACATCAACCCGATGGGCAGCAACGAGTACCTGTCGGCCATCTGGGCCGTGGGCCAGATCATCCAGGATTATGACAC GGATAAGATGTTTCCTGCTCTGGGTTTCGGAGCCAAGCTTCCCCCTGACTGGAAG GTGTCACATGAGTTTGCTATCAACTTCGACCCCACCAACCCCTTCTGCTCGG GCGTGGAAGGGATCGTCCAGGCCTACTCCGCCTGCCTGCCGCACCTCCGCTTCTACGGCCCCACCAATTTCTCGCCCATCATAAACCACGTGGCGCGCTTTGCCTCTCAGGCCATCCAGCAGGAGACAGCGGCG CAATACTTCATTCTGCTGATCATCACGGACGGCGTGATCAGCGACATGGACGAGACGCGGCACGCCATCGTACAGGCCGCCAAGCTGCCCATGTCCATCATCATCGTGGGCGTGGGCAACGCCGACTTTGCTGCCATGGAATTCCTGGATGGGGACAACAGTGTGCTGCGGTCCTACACGGGCGAGGAGGCTATCCGGGACATCGTGCAGTTTGTGCCCTTCCGTGATTACCGCAAC GCTCCAAAGGAAACTTTAGCCAAAACAGTGCTGGCAGAACTCCCACAGCAAGTGACACAGTATTTCAAACAGAGAGACCTGGCGCCCAGGAACAGCACTTCAGACTGA